A single genomic interval of Microbulbifer variabilis harbors:
- the lptF gene encoding LPS export ABC transporter permease LptF, which produces MIIFRYLCRELLFATLAVSAVLLLMVMSGRFVKYLAEAAAGDLSANILFSLMAYRLPGFLELILPLGLFVGILLAYGRLYIESEMTVLHACGFSEWRLLFYTLAPALAVALFVASMSLYLTPAGAERSNLMLNAEKSRNEFDHLIPKKFISTSGGQAVYYAEALSEDKSTMLGVFLAELRATEAETEANHQVVIRAKEGVQQIDPETGLRYLVLRDGYRYEGVPGQREYRQMSFSSYEVLMEPPRLRSRWRDQIESAPTTQLIGSDNPRETAYLYWRLSLPVLVLVVAVLAVPLSRTNPRQGRFIKMFPAILLYLIYLLILQGVRGAVEDGKFANPAVIWLVHPPFLLIGLLLLAARNWRPKPRLLPEGVKESADV; this is translated from the coding sequence GTGATTATTTTCCGCTATCTCTGCCGCGAGCTGCTGTTTGCCACGCTGGCGGTCAGCGCAGTTTTGCTATTAATGGTGATGAGTGGCCGATTTGTGAAATACCTTGCGGAAGCCGCCGCAGGGGACCTTTCGGCTAATATCCTTTTCTCCTTAATGGCCTACCGCTTACCGGGATTCCTGGAATTGATATTGCCACTGGGATTATTCGTCGGGATTCTTTTGGCCTATGGGCGCCTCTATATAGAGAGCGAAATGACAGTGCTGCACGCCTGCGGTTTCAGCGAATGGCGTTTGCTGTTTTACACCCTGGCACCGGCTCTGGCAGTGGCTTTGTTTGTGGCATCAATGAGTTTGTACCTCACCCCCGCTGGTGCCGAGCGTTCCAATCTGATGCTCAACGCGGAAAAATCCCGCAATGAGTTTGATCACCTGATACCGAAGAAATTTATATCCACCAGTGGCGGCCAGGCAGTGTATTACGCAGAGGCCCTGAGTGAGGATAAGTCCACCATGCTGGGAGTGTTCCTTGCCGAGTTGAGGGCCACGGAAGCAGAAACAGAAGCGAACCATCAGGTGGTTATTCGTGCCAAAGAAGGGGTCCAGCAAATCGATCCCGAGACAGGGCTGCGCTACCTGGTACTGCGCGATGGCTATCGTTACGAGGGCGTGCCGGGACAGCGGGAATACAGGCAGATGTCGTTTTCCAGCTACGAGGTACTAATGGAACCACCACGGTTGCGCAGTCGTTGGCGCGACCAAATTGAGTCGGCCCCCACTACGCAGCTGATTGGCAGTGACAACCCCAGGGAGACGGCCTACCTCTACTGGAGGCTGAGTTTGCCGGTATTGGTGTTGGTGGTTGCGGTGCTGGCAGTACCACTATCGCGCACTAATCCGCGCCAGGGACGCTTTATCAAGATGTTCCCCGCGATACTTTTGTATCTTATTTATCTGCTAATCCTGCAGGGGGTTCGCGGGGCTGTAGAGGATGGCAAGTTTGCCAACCCCGCGGTGATCTGGTTGGTCCACCCCCCCTTCCTACTAATTGGGTTATTGCTTCTGGCGGCGAGGAATTGGCGTCCTAAACCCAGACTATTGCCGGAAGGTGTTAAGGAGTCGGCCGATGTATAA
- a CDS encoding GNAT family N-acetyltransferase: MIQFIKTKDLDKSAKLTLANMQEYYDMYGVDWTLSDVRSAIENLENYDVVNDDGVFGIVRLSFENNRCQLRDIQVVSNQQNKGLGALVISKVTELARQKNLGFIDLRVFKRSPAYRLYGRLGFVIENEDDKFYQMTLTVI; encoded by the coding sequence ATGATACAATTTATTAAAACCAAAGACTTGGATAAATCTGCAAAACTTACTCTTGCCAACATGCAGGAGTACTATGACATGTATGGCGTAGACTGGACTTTATCAGATGTACGCAGTGCAATTGAAAATCTTGAGAATTATGATGTAGTGAATGATGATGGAGTTTTTGGGATTGTTAGACTCTCATTTGAAAACAATCGCTGTCAACTACGAGATATTCAAGTTGTATCTAATCAACAAAACAAAGGGTTAGGCGCTTTAGTTATCTCTAAAGTAACCGAGCTTGCAAGGCAAAAAAATCTAGGGTTCATTGATCTACGAGTATTTAAACGTAGTCCAGCATATAGACTTTATGGTCGCCTAGGGTTTGTCATAGAAAACGAAGATGATAAATTTTACCAAATGACGCTTACAGTCATATAA
- a CDS encoding leucyl aminopeptidase yields the protein MQFSAKVSDISKQRAACSVISADAKNGLSPSGKNLDQLAKGTIGKILKRGDLGVKPGSTQLIDLLDGPSERVLVVRTGKGDISQAEFRKLASASAAVVKKFKDATSYLCELEVKGADKTWQAQQIALATGLATYRFTQCLTDAKPYPLTKFTLHAIDRKQLKTIQKGMEIGAGQALGSNVARELGDLPGNICTPNYLAAQARTLAKKHTKLSTTVLDEKKMKALGMGALLSVAKGSDQPPALIAMNYKGGKTSEKPIVLVGKGITFDSGGISIKPGQAMDEMKYDMGGAACVFGVMNALVELQPSINVVGLVAAAENMPSGRASKPGDIVTSMSGKTIEILNTDAEGRLVLCDALTYASKYKPRAVIDIATLTGACVIALGHHATGLYANNEELAQDLLKAGETSGDRAWQMPLWDEYQPALDSNFADMQNIGGRDAGSVTAACFLSRFAEEYTWAHMDIAGSAWKSGAAKGATGRPVPLLVEYLLGK from the coding sequence ATGCAGTTCTCCGCAAAGGTCTCGGATATCTCCAAACAGCGCGCAGCCTGTTCCGTTATTTCAGCTGATGCTAAAAATGGCTTAAGCCCCAGCGGTAAAAACCTCGATCAACTCGCAAAAGGAACCATTGGCAAAATTCTCAAGCGCGGCGACCTGGGCGTAAAACCCGGCAGCACCCAGTTAATCGACCTGCTGGACGGACCCAGTGAGCGTGTGCTGGTAGTTCGCACCGGCAAGGGAGACATCAGCCAGGCAGAGTTCCGCAAGCTGGCCAGCGCCAGTGCCGCAGTGGTGAAAAAGTTCAAAGACGCTACCAGCTACCTGTGCGAGCTCGAAGTAAAAGGGGCTGATAAAACCTGGCAGGCCCAGCAGATTGCGCTGGCCACAGGTCTGGCCACCTACCGCTTCACCCAGTGCCTCACTGATGCCAAACCCTACCCTCTCACCAAGTTCACCCTGCATGCCATTGATCGCAAGCAGCTAAAAACCATCCAAAAAGGGATGGAGATTGGTGCCGGCCAAGCACTGGGAAGCAATGTAGCACGGGAACTGGGTGATCTGCCTGGCAATATCTGTACACCCAACTATCTGGCAGCTCAGGCCCGTACACTGGCCAAAAAACACACAAAGCTCTCCACAACTGTGCTCGACGAGAAAAAAATGAAAGCGCTTGGAATGGGCGCACTTCTCAGCGTAGCAAAAGGCAGTGACCAGCCCCCCGCCCTGATCGCCATGAACTACAAGGGTGGTAAAACCAGTGAAAAACCCATTGTGTTGGTGGGCAAAGGCATTACCTTCGATAGCGGTGGTATCAGTATCAAGCCCGGCCAGGCTATGGATGAAATGAAATACGATATGGGCGGTGCGGCCTGTGTTTTCGGTGTGATGAACGCCCTGGTGGAGCTGCAACCATCTATCAATGTGGTGGGCCTGGTCGCCGCCGCAGAAAATATGCCCAGCGGCCGCGCCAGCAAGCCCGGTGATATCGTCACCTCCATGTCCGGAAAGACTATCGAGATTCTGAACACCGATGCCGAAGGCCGCCTGGTACTTTGCGACGCACTTACCTATGCCAGCAAGTACAAGCCCCGCGCGGTCATCGATATCGCCACTCTCACCGGTGCCTGTGTAATCGCTCTCGGCCACCACGCCACTGGCCTCTATGCCAATAACGAAGAACTCGCCCAAGACTTGCTCAAGGCCGGCGAAACCAGTGGCGACCGCGCCTGGCAAATGCCGCTTTGGGATGAGTACCAGCCCGCCCTGGACTCCAACTTTGCCGATATGCAAAACATCGGCGGCCGCGATGCCGGCTCTGTAACCGCCGCCTGTTTCTTGTCCCGCTTTGCCGAAGAGTACACTTGGGCACATATGGATATCGCCGGTAGCGCGTGGAAATCCGGTGCCGCCAAAGGGGCCACCGGACGTCCGGTACCGCTACTGGTGGAATACCTGCTGGGAAAATAA
- a CDS encoding ATP-binding protein, which yields MKLISVEIENIRCYKDRVKVQIDDLTTFIGKNDIGKSTVLEALEIFFNNDTVKISQDDANISNDDKVVCITCEFTKLPDRIILNSGHETTLGNEYLLTPESTLKIKKVFDCGKKTPSCDVFIIAHHPTAAGINSLLELKEKDLQKIIKDQGIDSALKGNPLMRKAIWENAENLELQEIEIPVTKPKEDSKRIWEQLDKYLPLFALFQSDRSSKDSDGEVQDPMKAAVATAIAEVKDDIERIQKRVKVRTEEIASNTHEALKTIDKTLASELVPDFTPPSPAKWTGLFSVSLSTDGIPLNKRGSGVRRLVLVSFFKAEAERLLTQGSKKGIIYAVEDPETAQHPNNQKILQQAFSDLASEHNCQVILTTHNPGFASDLPIEGIRFVTRDENAKPCIESGVDVLGKVAETLGVTPDSRVKLICCVEGPTDVKALKALSRALHLEDNSIPDLTTDERVAFVVLGGGNLKHWVNDNYLKGFGRPEIHIYDADVSSYVGVIEQVNARGDGSIGFITQKHEIESYLHSDVIKEAFDVDVVVTDQPNEDGKATPKVFAEAYSAAQEYDGVMKDSNAKIRLAEKAFPLMTANLIHERDPNGEVKEWFATMAGFLN from the coding sequence ATGAAGCTTATATCAGTAGAAATCGAAAATATACGCTGCTACAAAGACCGCGTTAAGGTTCAGATAGATGACCTTACTACTTTTATTGGCAAAAACGATATAGGAAAGTCTACGGTATTAGAAGCTTTAGAGATCTTCTTCAACAATGATACAGTAAAGATTAGCCAAGATGATGCAAACATCTCTAACGATGATAAAGTGGTTTGTATCACCTGTGAATTCACGAAGCTTCCAGACAGAATAATCCTTAATAGTGGGCATGAAACTACACTAGGAAACGAATATTTATTGACACCTGAGTCAACCTTAAAAATCAAAAAGGTCTTTGATTGTGGAAAGAAAACGCCAAGCTGTGATGTTTTTATTATTGCTCACCACCCTACAGCTGCTGGCATAAACAGCTTACTTGAACTTAAAGAAAAAGATCTTCAGAAAATAATAAAAGATCAGGGCATTGATAGCGCTCTTAAAGGCAACCCTCTAATGCGAAAAGCTATATGGGAAAATGCTGAAAACTTGGAACTTCAAGAGATAGAGATACCGGTAACAAAACCTAAAGAAGACAGCAAAAGAATCTGGGAGCAACTTGATAAGTATTTGCCTTTGTTTGCCCTGTTTCAAAGTGATAGGAGTAGTAAAGATTCAGATGGAGAAGTTCAAGACCCTATGAAGGCAGCTGTTGCTACTGCAATAGCCGAAGTTAAGGATGATATTGAACGAATTCAGAAAAGAGTAAAAGTAAGGACGGAAGAGATTGCCAGCAATACTCATGAAGCACTTAAAACCATAGATAAAACTCTTGCATCAGAACTAGTTCCCGATTTTACTCCTCCGTCTCCAGCGAAATGGACAGGCTTATTTTCCGTAAGCCTTAGCACGGATGGTATACCATTAAATAAACGTGGAAGCGGTGTGCGCCGATTGGTCTTAGTTAGTTTCTTTAAGGCTGAAGCAGAAAGGCTCCTCACTCAAGGTAGCAAAAAAGGAATTATTTACGCTGTAGAGGACCCTGAAACCGCTCAACATCCCAACAATCAAAAGATACTTCAACAGGCTTTTTCAGATCTTGCGAGTGAACATAATTGTCAGGTAATACTTACGACTCATAACCCTGGATTTGCTAGTGATCTTCCAATAGAAGGTATTCGTTTCGTTACACGAGATGAAAATGCCAAACCTTGCATAGAAAGTGGAGTAGATGTACTCGGAAAAGTAGCAGAAACTCTTGGAGTGACGCCAGATAGCCGAGTTAAGTTAATTTGCTGTGTTGAAGGCCCAACAGACGTCAAAGCATTAAAAGCGTTAAGCCGCGCATTACATCTAGAAGACAATTCGATTCCTGATTTAACTACTGATGAAAGAGTCGCTTTCGTTGTTCTAGGCGGTGGCAATTTAAAACATTGGGTGAACGATAATTATCTAAAAGGTTTCGGACGACCTGAAATACACATCTACGATGCTGATGTGTCTAGTTATGTTGGTGTAATTGAGCAAGTTAATGCGCGTGGCGACGGTTCAATTGGTTTCATTACACAAAAACATGAAATCGAGAGTTACCTGCACTCAGATGTAATAAAAGAGGCTTTTGATGTAGATGTTGTTGTAACAGATCAACCTAATGAGGATGGAAAAGCAACGCCTAAGGTTTTCGCAGAAGCATATTCAGCTGCACAAGAATATGATGGTGTTATGAAAGACAGTAATGCCAAAATACGCCTTGCAGAAAAAGCTTTTCCACTTATGACTGCGAATCTGATTCATGAAAGAGACCCTAACGGAGAAGTGAAAGAGTGGTTCGCTACAATGGCTGGTTTTCTAAACTAG
- a CDS encoding valine--tRNA ligase yields the protein MDKTYQPNAIEQQWYKTWEENGYFKPSGDTEAKPYSIMIPPPNVTGSLHMGHGFQESIMDALIRYHRMQGDNTLWQVGTDHAGIATQMVVERLLGAEGVSRHDLGRDKFIEKVWEWKEESGGTITRQLRRLGASPDWSRERFTMDDGFYKAVQEVFIKLYEDGLIYRGKRLVNWDPKFHTAISDLEVLNEEKQGHLWHFRYPLSDGSGHLVVATTRPETMLGDTAVAVHPEDERYQQLIGKTIKLPLTDREIPIIADEYVDREFGTGCVKITPAHDFNDYEMGQRHNLEMINILDADAHLNDAVPEKYRGMERFAARTQIVDDLDALGLLEKVEPHTLKVPHGDRSGAVIEPWLTDQWYVKTQPLADEAIAAVEDGRVEFVPKNYENMYFSWMRDIQDWCISRQLWWGHRIPAWYDNDGNVYVGRSEEEVREKHNLGTDISLRQDDDVLDTWFSSGLWTFGTLGWPEDTEELKAFHPSSVLVTGFDIIFFWVARMMMLTLYFKKEVPFNTVYVHGLVRDNHGQKMSKSKGNVIDPIDLIDGIDLETLVEKRTSGLMQPHLREKIEKQTRKDFPEGFSAFGTDALRYTYYSLASTGRDIKFDVGRIEGFRNFCNKIWNASRYVLQNCEGQDCGQDNSSDYELTIADRWIISQLQRTEITVREAMDTYRFDLASQALYDFIWSEYCSWYLELSKPVLWDDNASDAVKKGTRRTLIRVLETILRLAHPLMPFITEEIWQRVKTLAGSNGDTIMLQQYPEADSSKIDEEAEAAVAWLKQVIEGVRNIRGEMNISPAKKIPLILRGGSSRDQELLEQARSLLIKLASLEEITWLKSGEAAPASATALVGDMELLVPMAGLIDVKAESARLQKEIDKLSKELARVEGKLNNPKFVDKAPEAVVAKEKDKLAEMKGAHERLQQQLEEISNL from the coding sequence ATGGACAAAACATACCAGCCCAACGCCATCGAACAGCAGTGGTACAAAACCTGGGAGGAGAACGGCTACTTCAAGCCTTCCGGCGATACAGAAGCCAAGCCCTACTCCATTATGATCCCGCCGCCGAACGTCACCGGCAGCCTGCATATGGGCCACGGTTTCCAGGAGTCCATCATGGATGCCCTGATTCGCTACCACCGCATGCAGGGAGACAACACCCTGTGGCAAGTGGGCACCGACCATGCCGGTATCGCCACCCAGATGGTGGTAGAGCGCCTGCTGGGCGCCGAAGGCGTATCCCGCCACGACCTGGGCCGCGACAAGTTTATTGAGAAAGTCTGGGAGTGGAAGGAAGAGTCCGGCGGCACCATTACCCGCCAGCTGCGCCGCCTGGGCGCCAGCCCCGACTGGTCCCGCGAACGCTTCACCATGGACGACGGCTTCTACAAAGCGGTGCAGGAAGTCTTTATCAAACTCTATGAAGACGGCCTGATTTATCGCGGCAAGCGCCTGGTGAACTGGGACCCGAAATTCCACACTGCAATCTCAGACCTGGAAGTATTAAACGAAGAGAAGCAGGGCCACCTGTGGCACTTCCGCTACCCACTCTCCGATGGCTCCGGCCACTTGGTAGTTGCCACTACCCGCCCGGAAACCATGCTCGGCGATACCGCCGTAGCCGTACACCCGGAAGACGAGCGCTACCAGCAGCTGATTGGCAAAACCATCAAGCTGCCACTGACCGACCGCGAAATCCCGATTATTGCCGACGAATACGTCGATCGTGAATTCGGCACCGGCTGTGTAAAAATCACCCCGGCCCACGACTTCAACGACTACGAGATGGGCCAGCGCCACAACCTCGAGATGATCAACATCCTCGATGCCGACGCCCACCTGAACGACGCAGTGCCGGAAAAATACCGAGGCATGGAGCGCTTTGCCGCGCGCACCCAGATTGTCGACGACCTGGACGCCCTCGGCCTGCTGGAAAAAGTTGAGCCCCACACCCTCAAGGTACCTCACGGAGACCGCTCCGGTGCCGTGATCGAGCCCTGGCTCACCGATCAATGGTACGTAAAAACCCAGCCCCTAGCCGATGAAGCCATCGCCGCCGTTGAAGATGGCCGCGTTGAGTTCGTACCGAAAAACTACGAAAACATGTATTTCTCCTGGATGCGCGACATCCAGGACTGGTGTATTTCCCGCCAGCTGTGGTGGGGCCACCGCATCCCCGCCTGGTACGACAACGACGGCAATGTCTATGTTGGCCGCAGCGAAGAGGAAGTGCGCGAGAAGCACAACCTGGGCACCGATATCAGCCTGCGCCAGGACGACGACGTACTCGACACCTGGTTCTCCTCCGGCCTGTGGACCTTCGGTACCCTGGGCTGGCCAGAAGATACCGAAGAGCTAAAAGCCTTCCACCCCAGCTCCGTACTGGTTACCGGCTTCGATATTATTTTCTTCTGGGTCGCCCGCATGATGATGCTGACCCTCTACTTCAAGAAGGAAGTACCTTTTAACACCGTGTACGTGCACGGCCTGGTGCGCGACAACCACGGCCAGAAGATGTCCAAATCCAAGGGCAACGTGATCGATCCCATCGACCTGATCGACGGTATCGACCTGGAGACCCTGGTAGAGAAGCGCACCTCTGGTCTGATGCAACCGCACCTGCGCGAGAAAATCGAAAAGCAAACCCGCAAGGACTTCCCCGAAGGTTTCTCTGCTTTTGGTACCGATGCCCTGCGCTACACCTACTACTCCCTGGCATCCACCGGCCGCGACATCAAGTTTGATGTGGGCCGTATCGAAGGCTTCCGTAATTTCTGTAACAAGATCTGGAATGCCTCCCGCTACGTTCTGCAAAACTGTGAAGGACAGGACTGTGGCCAGGACAATAGTAGCGACTATGAACTGACCATCGCCGACCGCTGGATTATTTCCCAGCTGCAGCGCACCGAAATCACCGTACGCGAAGCCATGGACACCTACCGCTTCGACCTCGCCTCACAGGCCCTGTACGACTTTATCTGGAGCGAGTACTGCAGCTGGTACCTGGAGCTGTCCAAACCGGTACTGTGGGACGACAACGCCTCCGACGCGGTGAAGAAAGGAACCCGCCGTACCCTGATCCGCGTACTCGAAACCATTTTGCGTCTGGCCCACCCGCTGATGCCGTTTATCACTGAAGAAATCTGGCAGCGTGTAAAAACCCTCGCCGGCTCCAACGGTGACACCATTATGCTGCAGCAGTACCCGGAAGCCGATAGCAGCAAGATCGACGAGGAAGCGGAAGCGGCTGTTGCCTGGTTGAAGCAGGTTATTGAAGGCGTGCGTAATATTCGCGGTGAAATGAATATTTCCCCGGCGAAGAAAATCCCACTGATTCTGCGCGGCGGTTCCAGCCGTGACCAAGAACTGCTGGAACAAGCCCGCAGCCTGCTGATCAAACTGGCGAGCCTAGAAGAAATCACCTGGCTGAAAAGTGGAGAAGCTGCACCCGCCTCCGCCACTGCCCTGGTAGGCGATATGGAATTGCTGGTACCCATGGCCGGCCTGATCGACGTTAAAGCCGAAAGCGCCCGTCTACAAAAAGAGATTGATAAACTTTCCAAAGAACTCGCACGAGTTGAAGGCAAACTCAACAATCCCAAGTTTGTAGACAAAGCCCCCGAAGCCGTTGTTGCCAAGGAGAAGGACAAGCTTGCAGAAATGAAAGGTGCTCACGAGCGTTTGCAACAGCAACTTGAGGAAATCAGCAACCTTTAA
- a CDS encoding CbrC family protein: MEFRYFRDPEGFALLVDSPQPCSVCSKVGVWFDTGGYPGINEIDCICEDCLKSGKLIDLEIEANQFYDDDSEESVTLMYKTPALPTWQETAWPLVNGEFPVFERIASKQDFESKDDFLKSFSGEGQEVSEIEWLWDRLPEKKLNSYKDAGDVSVYLFTLEGNKYWVWDAN, translated from the coding sequence ATGGAATTCAGATACTTTAGAGATCCAGAAGGGTTTGCACTTCTAGTAGACAGCCCGCAACCTTGTTCTGTCTGTAGCAAAGTAGGAGTTTGGTTTGATACTGGCGGCTACCCTGGTATCAATGAAATTGACTGTATTTGCGAAGATTGTCTCAAGTCTGGAAAGTTAATCGACTTAGAAATAGAAGCAAACCAATTCTACGACGATGATTCGGAAGAGTCGGTCACTCTAATGTATAAGACTCCAGCGTTACCCACTTGGCAGGAAACTGCATGGCCTTTAGTAAACGGCGAGTTTCCTGTGTTCGAGAGAATTGCATCTAAGCAAGATTTCGAAAGTAAGGACGATTTTTTGAAGTCATTTTCAGGGGAAGGTCAGGAAGTGTCAGAGATCGAATGGCTGTGGGATAGACTACCAGAAAAGAAATTGAACAGTTACAAAGATGCCGGTGATGTCTCGGTTTACCTATTTACATTGGAAGGCAATAAATACTGGGTGTGGGATGCAAACTAA
- the csrA gene encoding carbon storage regulator CsrA, producing the protein MLILKRRTGENLRIGACVSITVLEVKGNQVRIGIRAPKSLPVHREEIYRRLQKERVLGDGVG; encoded by the coding sequence ATGTTGATCTTAAAGCGCCGAACGGGTGAAAACTTGCGGATTGGAGCGTGCGTCTCAATTACGGTATTGGAAGTTAAGGGTAATCAGGTAAGGATAGGCATACGTGCCCCCAAATCTCTACCCGTTCACCGTGAGGAAATCTATAGACGTTTGCAAAAGGAGAGGGTGCTGGGGGATGGAGTTGGTTGA
- a CDS encoding DNA polymerase III subunit chi — MTRIDFYILSSDQPQQADIFACRLAEKAYRNGLRVLLAVDNQERAEQLNQLLWTFREDSFLPHANQANGEQAAIEINCGEDPQAHHGLLINLCSKVPNWFSRFERLAEIVVQEANALQRSRSRFGHFRDRGYPLQSHKINQSM, encoded by the coding sequence ATGACCCGTATCGACTTTTACATCCTATCCTCCGATCAGCCCCAGCAAGCGGATATCTTCGCCTGTCGCCTGGCGGAAAAGGCCTATCGCAACGGTCTTCGGGTTCTGCTTGCCGTGGATAATCAGGAACGTGCCGAGCAACTCAACCAGCTGTTGTGGACCTTCCGTGAAGACAGTTTCCTGCCCCATGCCAACCAAGCGAATGGCGAGCAGGCAGCCATCGAAATCAACTGCGGTGAAGATCCGCAGGCACACCACGGCCTACTGATCAACCTGTGCAGCAAAGTCCCCAACTGGTTCAGCCGCTTCGAACGTCTCGCCGAGATCGTCGTTCAAGAAGCCAATGCCCTGCAACGCTCACGATCGCGATTTGGTCACTTCCGTGATCGCGGATATCCGTTACAATCCCATAAGATCAACCAGAGCATGTAA
- the lptG gene encoding LPS export ABC transporter permease LptG, producing the protein MYKLDMYIGRTIALAVFVVLLIILGLDIISAIVDQLGDFKRDYGFSQALQYVLWRLPGRIYEQLGFSALVGCMVGLGTLAGTSELTVMRAAGVSIGRIAWAVMKPIILLIFIGLALAEFVIPKTNVIAENNKARALGELEASGLESGMWLKDSGEFVHFNAALPDGELYGVTRYHFADNRELQWVEFSERGQFQNEQWLLKNSRSTQFLQEDTQSKDLPTSVWKAEVSPELFALIVPLPSDLSPRNLWDYGTYLDRKGEDSGRYWLEFWKKILQPLTIASLVMVAISFIFGPLREVTTGLRVFTGIMVGIIFQTVQGILGPSSLVFGFPPLLAVLLPVLLCFGAGWLLLKRAR; encoded by the coding sequence ATGTATAAGCTGGATATGTATATTGGTCGTACCATTGCCCTAGCGGTTTTCGTGGTGCTGCTGATTATTCTCGGCCTGGATATTATCTCTGCAATTGTCGACCAGCTAGGGGACTTCAAGCGCGATTACGGCTTTAGCCAGGCATTACAATATGTCCTGTGGAGATTGCCAGGGCGTATCTACGAGCAGTTGGGCTTTTCCGCCCTCGTGGGATGTATGGTGGGGCTGGGAACACTGGCTGGCACCAGTGAACTGACCGTTATGCGTGCGGCTGGTGTCTCTATCGGCCGTATTGCCTGGGCGGTAATGAAACCAATCATTCTGTTGATTTTTATCGGTTTGGCCCTGGCGGAGTTTGTGATTCCCAAGACCAATGTAATCGCCGAGAACAACAAAGCACGCGCCCTGGGTGAGCTCGAAGCGAGTGGCCTCGAAAGTGGTATGTGGTTAAAAGACAGTGGCGAATTTGTGCACTTTAATGCTGCCCTGCCAGATGGTGAACTCTATGGCGTAACCCGTTACCACTTTGCGGATAACCGGGAGCTGCAATGGGTGGAGTTCTCTGAACGGGGGCAGTTTCAGAATGAGCAGTGGCTGCTTAAGAACAGCCGCAGCACCCAGTTCCTGCAGGAGGACACTCAGAGTAAAGACCTGCCAACCAGTGTATGGAAAGCGGAGGTCTCGCCGGAGTTGTTTGCCCTGATCGTGCCGCTGCCCTCAGACCTTTCTCCGCGCAACCTCTGGGATTACGGTACTTACCTGGATCGTAAGGGGGAAGATTCCGGGCGCTACTGGCTGGAGTTTTGGAAGAAAATACTGCAACCACTGACCATTGCCAGTTTGGTTATGGTGGCAATTTCTTTCATCTTTGGCCCACTGCGTGAAGTAACCACCGGGTTGAGAGTTTTTACCGGGATTATGGTGGGGATCATCTTCCAAACTGTGCAGGGGATACTCGGCCCCTCTTCACTGGTTTTTGGTTTTCCACCACTGCTGGCTGTACTGCTACCGGTTCTTCTTTGTTTTGGTGCGGGCTGGCTATTACTCAAGCGGGCCCGATAG
- a CDS encoding DUF4279 domain-containing protein translates to MIDSKKYVSIAIQELRQPTFEITKQYLQVMEVELENEVPRVARIDLDHINDSIAVYFFIKEEQFFIVVNLSKGDTPQVEWVWIESGHRVYLTATSEALGYDELSSYLPYNSLTGWSKGDIDKSGKRVYKFSRVSYEPVVNEAYGLEEKLLNLLIDLERSSGAIRKLVENSKAYISICRHQYISANAGIHLDLEILHRLSSLNLELDVDTYITGNEIE, encoded by the coding sequence ATGATAGATTCAAAAAAATATGTATCTATAGCCATTCAGGAATTAAGGCAGCCTACATTTGAGATTACGAAGCAATACCTTCAAGTTATGGAGGTTGAGCTTGAAAACGAAGTTCCTCGTGTAGCGAGGATTGATTTAGACCATATCAATGACTCTATTGCCGTTTATTTTTTCATAAAGGAAGAGCAATTTTTTATCGTAGTAAACCTTTCTAAAGGGGATACTCCACAAGTGGAGTGGGTATGGATTGAGTCTGGTCACCGGGTATATTTAACAGCTACATCGGAAGCATTGGGATACGATGAGTTGTCGAGCTACCTTCCATATAATTCCCTAACTGGCTGGTCTAAAGGTGATATTGATAAAAGTGGAAAGAGAGTATACAAATTTTCGAGAGTTTCTTACGAGCCGGTCGTAAATGAAGCATATGGTCTTGAGGAGAAGCTGCTTAATTTACTTATAGATTTAGAAAGGTCATCAGGGGCGATTCGCAAGTTAGTTGAAAATTCAAAAGCCTATATTTCTATCTGTAGGCATCAATATATAAGCGCAAATGCGGGTATTCACCTGGATCTAGAAATATTACATCGACTCAGCTCGCTAAACTTGGAGCTAGATGTTGATACTTATATAACTGGAAATGAAATCGAGTAG